The Nitrospirota bacterium sequence AGATGAGACGGACAGAACCTTAATTGACCCTGCTAATGCGACGGAAATGCTTTCAGAAACCTCTGTAAAGGACACCTTTATATCCCTAAAACATAGATACTCACGCATCTGCCCTTTACTGTCAGGTTTTGTGCAGGTATACCCTTGTTTACCAGTTGTTGTGAACTGCTTGTTTTCAGGGCCCTTATGGGTAGAGTTAACCTGTGTCAACTTCCCAAAAAGTAAATAATGAACCCCTTTCAGCGTCTTGAATGTACTATATTCATCTGTAATCCTTGCCATTCCTAATTTCTGTTCACCTAAAATAGCCTCCAGTTCTTCTCTGTCCATAACATGAATGAATCTGCTTTTTCTTTGCTGGATCTTAGATTTTATCTCATCGAAGATAAAATCGCCCATTGATGCTCCTGCAATATCTCTACCTGTTGGATTATCAATTCTTACAAAAGCAACCTTAGTGATGGAACATGTATCTGCTTCATCCATCGCTACTTTTAAGTCCTTGAAATCAGGATTGATTTTATTTGCCGCATTGAAGTCATTATAGGCATTTCTACACAACCCTTTAGTAAGGAAATATTTACCGAGGGAATAATATAAGGAAACTGCCTTTTGAGGAGCATCTTTATAGCCTTTTACTGTGTCACTGCAATTCACATAATTATTTGCCGCAAGACGGAACTTTTTCTGGCTTTCGGCTTTTTGTGCAATCCTATAAAAAGATTCTGCTATTTTCTCTGTACTGTCTTTATAGGGAGTATTGAACTTAAGGGCGGTCTTGTAATGCTGAATGGCATTACTGTAGTCTTCATTTACAAAAGCGGCTTCCGCCAATTTGTAATACTTCTCAGAAGAAGCAGATTTCATCTCCGTAATTTTCTGCCCCACATTAATAGTTGGAAAATTCAGACAATTATACTGGGTAAGCATTTGGAGGAAATCTTTAAGCTCAGAGTAATGAGCTAATGCGGACTCAAAATCTGAGGTCTTTTCAAAATTTCCAGCTATTGCCAGTTCCTGCTCATATGCCTGTTTTGAAATCGTGCAAAGCTGAACCTTTGCCTTCTGGTAATTTGGGTCTAAACTTAGACCACTCAAATATTCCTTAGGCAACTATTTCCAAACAACTCATTGCCTTGTTCTTGTTTTTGCTTACCATAATGCCCCTCCTTATTAAGTTAAAATTTTAAGCCTCCATATGTGCTTCGCCTTACCCCTCTCAGTAAGGTCTATATTGCTACTGGCAGACAGAATATGTGCTTAGTTTTCTATCTCCCGCCTACATTTATACATCTATTAGACTGAATTTGTCAAGATTTTTCTTGTGTCAGATTGTTTTAATTTCTGCCTTTAAAAGCCATATTAGAAGTGAGTCATGGATGTTAAAAGACTTATAGGACTGCGTATAAGAGAACTCAGACGTTCCAATGGCATATCGCAGGAAAGGCTTGCAGAAAAAGCAGGCATAAGCTCAAAATATTTAAGTAGTATAGAGCGAGGGAAAGAAAATCCTACGCTTGATACTTTTATAAGATTATCTGGCGCTTTGAATATAGAGATTTCAGAGGTGTTTAATTTCTCTCATGAAGGTCGGTCTGCAAAAGACTTAAAGACACTTATTGCCGGACTGACTAAGGACAGCGATAAAGACAGGCTTAAGCTCACCGCTAAAATAATAAAGGCGATATATTTATGACTAATTCCT is a genomic window containing:
- a CDS encoding helix-turn-helix transcriptional regulator, with protein sequence MDVKRLIGLRIRELRRSNGISQERLAEKAGISSKYLSSIERGKENPTLDTFIRLSGALNIEISEVFNFSHEGRSAKDLKTLIAGLTKDSDKDRLKLTAKIIKAIYL